One segment of Primulina tabacum isolate GXHZ01 chromosome 14, ASM2559414v2, whole genome shotgun sequence DNA contains the following:
- the LOC142525206 gene encoding uncharacterized protein LOC142525206 isoform X6: MEWYLIFIVLLMNWILYHFQLLKLLKTFAISGSVEEAWFDSVAALDSDWSDEDFHSVPDDMLSLNGIDDTSIVDISPRNTSHEGGDFSTRHESSAEHTEGLPTANSAGLSVNGSDKSLVPPTDSERRMKSNERLSETKPLYLDEKSDSVGENAGGDDSLLDNCGILPSNCLPCLVSSITSEEKRRSVSSSPPNTRKKATLKLSFKWREGHPAANLLSSKPLLHRPIAGSQVPFCPLEKRVPDSWSNIEPGSFKIRGLNYLRDKRKELSSNCAAYYPFGLDVFLSQRKINHIARFVELPVINSLGKLPQILVVNVQIPLYPAAIFQGETDGEGISFVMYFKLSDSFGKEIPAHFQENIRKLIGNEAEKVKGFRGDTIIPCRERLKILGRVANVDDLPLSAAERKLMHAYNEKPVLSRPQHEFYTGESYFEIDLDMHRFSYISRKGFETFTDRLKLCVLDFGLTIQGNKAEELPEHILCCVRLNTIDYLNYQKLGFPEETPE, encoded by the exons ATGGAGTGGTATTTAATCTTTATTGTCTTGTTGATGAATTGGATTCTCTACCATTTCCAGCTGTTGAAGTTGTTGAAAACTT TTGCTATTTCAGGAAGTGTTGAGGAAGCATGGTTTGATTCAGTTGCAGCACTGGACTCAGACTGGAGCGATGAAGATTTTCATAGTGTTCCTGATG ATATGCTCTCTCTAAACGGCATTGATGACACATCCATTGTAGATATTTCTCCAAGAAATACGAGTCATGAGGGTGGTGATTTCAGCACCAGACATGAATCTTCTGCTGAACACACCGAGGGCTTGCCAACTGCAAATTCTGCAGGCCTTTCAGTTAATGGTTCAGATAAAAGCTTAGTCCCTCCTACTGATTCCGAGCGCAGAATGAAATCCAATGAACGACTTAGTGAAACAAAGCCTTTATATCTGGATGAGAAATCTGATTCCGTTGGGGAAAATGCTGGTGGTGATGACAGTTTGTTGGATAATTGTGGAATTCTTCCAAGCAACTGTTTGCCTTGTCTTGTTTCGTCCATTACTTCTGAAGAGAAAAGAAGATCAGTAAGCTCTAGCCCTCCCAATACAAGGAAAAAGGCTACTTTGAAACTTTCGTTCAAATGGCGAGAAGGCCATCCCGCAGCTAATTTAC TTTCTTCAAAACCGTTGCTCCACAGACCTATAGCTGGTTCTCAAGTACCATTCTGTCCATTGGAGAAGAGAGTGCCTGACAGTTGGTCAAACATTGAGCCTGGGAGTTTCAAGATCAGGGGACTTAATTATCTCAG GGATAAAAGGAAGGAGCTTTCTTCAAATTGTGCAGCATATTATCCCTTTGGCCTTGATGTATTTTTATCTCAGAGAAAAATTAATCACATTGCTCGCTTTGTGGAACTTCCTGTCATTAATTCTTTGGGGAAACTTCCACAAATTCTTGTGGTAAATGTTCAG ATACCACTGTATCCTGCTGCAATTTTCCAGGGTGAAACAGACGGGGAAGgaataagttttgttatgtaCTTCAAGCTTTCTGATAGCTTTGGCAAAGAAATTCCAGCTCATTTTCAGGAAAATATTAGG AAGCTAATTGGTAATGAAGCAGAAAAAGTTAAAGGTTTTCGTGGAGACACAATCATACCCTGTAGAGAAAGGTTGAAGATATTGGGCCGCGTGGCGAATGTGGATGACCTTCCGCTAAGTGCTGCAGAGAGGAAGCTCATGCATGCCTACAATGAGAAACCTGTTCTTTCGCGTCCTCAACATGAATTTTACACG GGTGAAAGCTACTTTGAGATTGATTTGGATATGCACAGATTTAGCTACATTTCAAGAAAAGGGTTCGAAACTTTCACAGATAGACTAAAGCTTTGTGTATTGGATTTCGGATTAACAATACAG GGTAACAAAGCCGAAGAGTTACCGGAACATATCTTGTGCTGTGTTAGATTAAATACTAtcgattatttgaattatcaaaAACTGGGATTTCCAGAAGAAACCCCCGAATAG
- the LOC142525206 gene encoding uncharacterized protein LOC142525206 isoform X2, translated as MGACVSLPENCVEGEVGGSRMKNSRKRRRDMRKRVPFQLSDRSSDGVEKIAPLAVDLPFNNPIFLAISGSVEEAWFDSVAALDSDWSDEDFHSVPDDMLSLNGIDDTSIVDISPRNTSHEGGDFSTRHESSAEHTEGLPTANSAGLSVNGSDKSLVPPTDSERRMKSNERLSETKPLYLDEKSDSVGENAGGDDSLLDNCGILPSNCLPCLVSSITSEEKRRSVSSSPPNTRKKATLKLSFKWREGHPAANLLSSKPLLHRPIAGSQVPFCPLEKRVPDSWSNIEPGSFKIRGLNYLRDKRKELSSNCAAYYPFGLDVFLSQRKINHIARFVELPVINSLGKLPQILVVNVQIPLYPAAIFQGETDGEGISFVMYFKLSDSFGKEIPAHFQENIRKLIGNEAEKVKGFRGDTIIPCRERLKILGRVANVDDLPLSAAERKLMHAYNEKPVLSRPQHEFYTGESYFEIDLDMHRFSYISRKGFETFTDRLKLCVLDFGLTIQGNKAEELPEHILCCVRLNTIDYLNYQKLGFPEETPE; from the exons ATGGGGGCATGCGTTTCTTTGCCGGAGAATTGTGTGGAAGGTGAAGTTGGTGGTTCAAGAATGAAGAATTCTAGAAAGAGGAGAAGGGATATGAGAAAAAGGGTGCCTTTTCAATTATCTGATCGATCGTCTGATGGAGTTGAAAAGATTGCACCTTTGGCTGTGGATCTACCCTTCAACAATCCCATTTTTC TTGCTATTTCAGGAAGTGTTGAGGAAGCATGGTTTGATTCAGTTGCAGCACTGGACTCAGACTGGAGCGATGAAGATTTTCATAGTGTTCCTGATG ATATGCTCTCTCTAAACGGCATTGATGACACATCCATTGTAGATATTTCTCCAAGAAATACGAGTCATGAGGGTGGTGATTTCAGCACCAGACATGAATCTTCTGCTGAACACACCGAGGGCTTGCCAACTGCAAATTCTGCAGGCCTTTCAGTTAATGGTTCAGATAAAAGCTTAGTCCCTCCTACTGATTCCGAGCGCAGAATGAAATCCAATGAACGACTTAGTGAAACAAAGCCTTTATATCTGGATGAGAAATCTGATTCCGTTGGGGAAAATGCTGGTGGTGATGACAGTTTGTTGGATAATTGTGGAATTCTTCCAAGCAACTGTTTGCCTTGTCTTGTTTCGTCCATTACTTCTGAAGAGAAAAGAAGATCAGTAAGCTCTAGCCCTCCCAATACAAGGAAAAAGGCTACTTTGAAACTTTCGTTCAAATGGCGAGAAGGCCATCCCGCAGCTAATTTAC TTTCTTCAAAACCGTTGCTCCACAGACCTATAGCTGGTTCTCAAGTACCATTCTGTCCATTGGAGAAGAGAGTGCCTGACAGTTGGTCAAACATTGAGCCTGGGAGTTTCAAGATCAGGGGACTTAATTATCTCAG GGATAAAAGGAAGGAGCTTTCTTCAAATTGTGCAGCATATTATCCCTTTGGCCTTGATGTATTTTTATCTCAGAGAAAAATTAATCACATTGCTCGCTTTGTGGAACTTCCTGTCATTAATTCTTTGGGGAAACTTCCACAAATTCTTGTGGTAAATGTTCAG ATACCACTGTATCCTGCTGCAATTTTCCAGGGTGAAACAGACGGGGAAGgaataagttttgttatgtaCTTCAAGCTTTCTGATAGCTTTGGCAAAGAAATTCCAGCTCATTTTCAGGAAAATATTAGG AAGCTAATTGGTAATGAAGCAGAAAAAGTTAAAGGTTTTCGTGGAGACACAATCATACCCTGTAGAGAAAGGTTGAAGATATTGGGCCGCGTGGCGAATGTGGATGACCTTCCGCTAAGTGCTGCAGAGAGGAAGCTCATGCATGCCTACAATGAGAAACCTGTTCTTTCGCGTCCTCAACATGAATTTTACACG GGTGAAAGCTACTTTGAGATTGATTTGGATATGCACAGATTTAGCTACATTTCAAGAAAAGGGTTCGAAACTTTCACAGATAGACTAAAGCTTTGTGTATTGGATTTCGGATTAACAATACAG GGTAACAAAGCCGAAGAGTTACCGGAACATATCTTGTGCTGTGTTAGATTAAATACTAtcgattatttgaattatcaaaAACTGGGATTTCCAGAAGAAACCCCCGAATAG
- the LOC142525206 gene encoding uncharacterized protein LOC142525206 isoform X3, translating into MGACVSLPENCVEGEVGGSRMKNSRKRRRDMRKRVPFQLSDRSSDGVEKIAPLAVDLPFNNPIFRGSVEEAWFDSVAALDSDWSDEDFHSVPDDMLSLNGIDDTSIVDISPRNTSHEGGDFSTRHESSAEHTEGLPTANSAGLSVNGSDKSLVPPTDSERRMKSNERLSETKPLYLDEKSDSVGENAGGDDSLLDNCGILPSNCLPCLVSSITSEEKRRSVSSSPPNTRKKATLKLSFKWREGHPAANLLSSKPLLHRPIAGSQVPFCPLEKRVPDSWSNIEPGSFKIRGLNYLRDKRKELSSNCAAYYPFGLDVFLSQRKINHIARFVELPVINSLGKLPQILVVNVQIPLYPAAIFQGETDGEGISFVMYFKLSDSFGKEIPAHFQENIRKLIGNEAEKVKGFRGDTIIPCRERLKILGRVANVDDLPLSAAERKLMHAYNEKPVLSRPQHEFYTGESYFEIDLDMHRFSYISRKGFETFTDRLKLCVLDFGLTIQGNKAEELPEHILCCVRLNTIDYLNYQKLGFPEETPE; encoded by the exons ATGGGGGCATGCGTTTCTTTGCCGGAGAATTGTGTGGAAGGTGAAGTTGGTGGTTCAAGAATGAAGAATTCTAGAAAGAGGAGAAGGGATATGAGAAAAAGGGTGCCTTTTCAATTATCTGATCGATCGTCTGATGGAGTTGAAAAGATTGCACCTTTGGCTGTGGATCTACCCTTCAACAATCCCATTTTTCGTG GAAGTGTTGAGGAAGCATGGTTTGATTCAGTTGCAGCACTGGACTCAGACTGGAGCGATGAAGATTTTCATAGTGTTCCTGATG ATATGCTCTCTCTAAACGGCATTGATGACACATCCATTGTAGATATTTCTCCAAGAAATACGAGTCATGAGGGTGGTGATTTCAGCACCAGACATGAATCTTCTGCTGAACACACCGAGGGCTTGCCAACTGCAAATTCTGCAGGCCTTTCAGTTAATGGTTCAGATAAAAGCTTAGTCCCTCCTACTGATTCCGAGCGCAGAATGAAATCCAATGAACGACTTAGTGAAACAAAGCCTTTATATCTGGATGAGAAATCTGATTCCGTTGGGGAAAATGCTGGTGGTGATGACAGTTTGTTGGATAATTGTGGAATTCTTCCAAGCAACTGTTTGCCTTGTCTTGTTTCGTCCATTACTTCTGAAGAGAAAAGAAGATCAGTAAGCTCTAGCCCTCCCAATACAAGGAAAAAGGCTACTTTGAAACTTTCGTTCAAATGGCGAGAAGGCCATCCCGCAGCTAATTTAC TTTCTTCAAAACCGTTGCTCCACAGACCTATAGCTGGTTCTCAAGTACCATTCTGTCCATTGGAGAAGAGAGTGCCTGACAGTTGGTCAAACATTGAGCCTGGGAGTTTCAAGATCAGGGGACTTAATTATCTCAG GGATAAAAGGAAGGAGCTTTCTTCAAATTGTGCAGCATATTATCCCTTTGGCCTTGATGTATTTTTATCTCAGAGAAAAATTAATCACATTGCTCGCTTTGTGGAACTTCCTGTCATTAATTCTTTGGGGAAACTTCCACAAATTCTTGTGGTAAATGTTCAG ATACCACTGTATCCTGCTGCAATTTTCCAGGGTGAAACAGACGGGGAAGgaataagttttgttatgtaCTTCAAGCTTTCTGATAGCTTTGGCAAAGAAATTCCAGCTCATTTTCAGGAAAATATTAGG AAGCTAATTGGTAATGAAGCAGAAAAAGTTAAAGGTTTTCGTGGAGACACAATCATACCCTGTAGAGAAAGGTTGAAGATATTGGGCCGCGTGGCGAATGTGGATGACCTTCCGCTAAGTGCTGCAGAGAGGAAGCTCATGCATGCCTACAATGAGAAACCTGTTCTTTCGCGTCCTCAACATGAATTTTACACG GGTGAAAGCTACTTTGAGATTGATTTGGATATGCACAGATTTAGCTACATTTCAAGAAAAGGGTTCGAAACTTTCACAGATAGACTAAAGCTTTGTGTATTGGATTTCGGATTAACAATACAG GGTAACAAAGCCGAAGAGTTACCGGAACATATCTTGTGCTGTGTTAGATTAAATACTAtcgattatttgaattatcaaaAACTGGGATTTCCAGAAGAAACCCCCGAATAG
- the LOC142525206 gene encoding uncharacterized protein LOC142525206 isoform X1, with amino-acid sequence MGACVSLPENCVEGEVGGSRMKNSRKRRRDMRKRVPFQLSDRSSDGVEKIAPLAVDLPFNNPIFRVAISGSVEEAWFDSVAALDSDWSDEDFHSVPDDMLSLNGIDDTSIVDISPRNTSHEGGDFSTRHESSAEHTEGLPTANSAGLSVNGSDKSLVPPTDSERRMKSNERLSETKPLYLDEKSDSVGENAGGDDSLLDNCGILPSNCLPCLVSSITSEEKRRSVSSSPPNTRKKATLKLSFKWREGHPAANLLSSKPLLHRPIAGSQVPFCPLEKRVPDSWSNIEPGSFKIRGLNYLRDKRKELSSNCAAYYPFGLDVFLSQRKINHIARFVELPVINSLGKLPQILVVNVQIPLYPAAIFQGETDGEGISFVMYFKLSDSFGKEIPAHFQENIRKLIGNEAEKVKGFRGDTIIPCRERLKILGRVANVDDLPLSAAERKLMHAYNEKPVLSRPQHEFYTGESYFEIDLDMHRFSYISRKGFETFTDRLKLCVLDFGLTIQGNKAEELPEHILCCVRLNTIDYLNYQKLGFPEETPE; translated from the exons ATGGGGGCATGCGTTTCTTTGCCGGAGAATTGTGTGGAAGGTGAAGTTGGTGGTTCAAGAATGAAGAATTCTAGAAAGAGGAGAAGGGATATGAGAAAAAGGGTGCCTTTTCAATTATCTGATCGATCGTCTGATGGAGTTGAAAAGATTGCACCTTTGGCTGTGGATCTACCCTTCAACAATCCCATTTTTCGTG TTGCTATTTCAGGAAGTGTTGAGGAAGCATGGTTTGATTCAGTTGCAGCACTGGACTCAGACTGGAGCGATGAAGATTTTCATAGTGTTCCTGATG ATATGCTCTCTCTAAACGGCATTGATGACACATCCATTGTAGATATTTCTCCAAGAAATACGAGTCATGAGGGTGGTGATTTCAGCACCAGACATGAATCTTCTGCTGAACACACCGAGGGCTTGCCAACTGCAAATTCTGCAGGCCTTTCAGTTAATGGTTCAGATAAAAGCTTAGTCCCTCCTACTGATTCCGAGCGCAGAATGAAATCCAATGAACGACTTAGTGAAACAAAGCCTTTATATCTGGATGAGAAATCTGATTCCGTTGGGGAAAATGCTGGTGGTGATGACAGTTTGTTGGATAATTGTGGAATTCTTCCAAGCAACTGTTTGCCTTGTCTTGTTTCGTCCATTACTTCTGAAGAGAAAAGAAGATCAGTAAGCTCTAGCCCTCCCAATACAAGGAAAAAGGCTACTTTGAAACTTTCGTTCAAATGGCGAGAAGGCCATCCCGCAGCTAATTTAC TTTCTTCAAAACCGTTGCTCCACAGACCTATAGCTGGTTCTCAAGTACCATTCTGTCCATTGGAGAAGAGAGTGCCTGACAGTTGGTCAAACATTGAGCCTGGGAGTTTCAAGATCAGGGGACTTAATTATCTCAG GGATAAAAGGAAGGAGCTTTCTTCAAATTGTGCAGCATATTATCCCTTTGGCCTTGATGTATTTTTATCTCAGAGAAAAATTAATCACATTGCTCGCTTTGTGGAACTTCCTGTCATTAATTCTTTGGGGAAACTTCCACAAATTCTTGTGGTAAATGTTCAG ATACCACTGTATCCTGCTGCAATTTTCCAGGGTGAAACAGACGGGGAAGgaataagttttgttatgtaCTTCAAGCTTTCTGATAGCTTTGGCAAAGAAATTCCAGCTCATTTTCAGGAAAATATTAGG AAGCTAATTGGTAATGAAGCAGAAAAAGTTAAAGGTTTTCGTGGAGACACAATCATACCCTGTAGAGAAAGGTTGAAGATATTGGGCCGCGTGGCGAATGTGGATGACCTTCCGCTAAGTGCTGCAGAGAGGAAGCTCATGCATGCCTACAATGAGAAACCTGTTCTTTCGCGTCCTCAACATGAATTTTACACG GGTGAAAGCTACTTTGAGATTGATTTGGATATGCACAGATTTAGCTACATTTCAAGAAAAGGGTTCGAAACTTTCACAGATAGACTAAAGCTTTGTGTATTGGATTTCGGATTAACAATACAG GGTAACAAAGCCGAAGAGTTACCGGAACATATCTTGTGCTGTGTTAGATTAAATACTAtcgattatttgaattatcaaaAACTGGGATTTCCAGAAGAAACCCCCGAATAG
- the LOC142525206 gene encoding uncharacterized protein LOC142525206 isoform X5, which translates to MGACVSLPENCVEGEVGGSRMKNSRKRRRDMRKRVPFQLSDRSSDGVEKIAPLAVDLPFNNPIFRVAISGSVEEAWFDSVAALDSDWSDEDFHSVPDDMLSLNGIDDTSIVDISPRNTSHEGGDFSTRHESSAEHTEGLPTANSAGLSVNGSDKSLVPPTDSERRMKSNERLSETKPLYLDEKSDSVGENAGGDDSLLDNCGILPSNCLPCLVSSITSEEKRRSVSSSPPNTRKKATLKLSFKWREGHPAANLLSSKPLLHRPIAGSQVPFCPLEKRVPDSWSNIEPGSFKIRGLNYLRDKRKELSSNCAAYYPFGLDVFLSQRKINHIARFVELPVINSLGKLPQILVVNVQGETDGEGISFVMYFKLSDSFGKEIPAHFQENIRKLIGNEAEKVKGFRGDTIIPCRERLKILGRVANVDDLPLSAAERKLMHAYNEKPVLSRPQHEFYTGESYFEIDLDMHRFSYISRKGFETFTDRLKLCVLDFGLTIQGNKAEELPEHILCCVRLNTIDYLNYQKLGFPEETPE; encoded by the exons ATGGGGGCATGCGTTTCTTTGCCGGAGAATTGTGTGGAAGGTGAAGTTGGTGGTTCAAGAATGAAGAATTCTAGAAAGAGGAGAAGGGATATGAGAAAAAGGGTGCCTTTTCAATTATCTGATCGATCGTCTGATGGAGTTGAAAAGATTGCACCTTTGGCTGTGGATCTACCCTTCAACAATCCCATTTTTCGTG TTGCTATTTCAGGAAGTGTTGAGGAAGCATGGTTTGATTCAGTTGCAGCACTGGACTCAGACTGGAGCGATGAAGATTTTCATAGTGTTCCTGATG ATATGCTCTCTCTAAACGGCATTGATGACACATCCATTGTAGATATTTCTCCAAGAAATACGAGTCATGAGGGTGGTGATTTCAGCACCAGACATGAATCTTCTGCTGAACACACCGAGGGCTTGCCAACTGCAAATTCTGCAGGCCTTTCAGTTAATGGTTCAGATAAAAGCTTAGTCCCTCCTACTGATTCCGAGCGCAGAATGAAATCCAATGAACGACTTAGTGAAACAAAGCCTTTATATCTGGATGAGAAATCTGATTCCGTTGGGGAAAATGCTGGTGGTGATGACAGTTTGTTGGATAATTGTGGAATTCTTCCAAGCAACTGTTTGCCTTGTCTTGTTTCGTCCATTACTTCTGAAGAGAAAAGAAGATCAGTAAGCTCTAGCCCTCCCAATACAAGGAAAAAGGCTACTTTGAAACTTTCGTTCAAATGGCGAGAAGGCCATCCCGCAGCTAATTTAC TTTCTTCAAAACCGTTGCTCCACAGACCTATAGCTGGTTCTCAAGTACCATTCTGTCCATTGGAGAAGAGAGTGCCTGACAGTTGGTCAAACATTGAGCCTGGGAGTTTCAAGATCAGGGGACTTAATTATCTCAG GGATAAAAGGAAGGAGCTTTCTTCAAATTGTGCAGCATATTATCCCTTTGGCCTTGATGTATTTTTATCTCAGAGAAAAATTAATCACATTGCTCGCTTTGTGGAACTTCCTGTCATTAATTCTTTGGGGAAACTTCCACAAATTCTTGTGGTAAATGTTCAG GGTGAAACAGACGGGGAAGgaataagttttgttatgtaCTTCAAGCTTTCTGATAGCTTTGGCAAAGAAATTCCAGCTCATTTTCAGGAAAATATTAGG AAGCTAATTGGTAATGAAGCAGAAAAAGTTAAAGGTTTTCGTGGAGACACAATCATACCCTGTAGAGAAAGGTTGAAGATATTGGGCCGCGTGGCGAATGTGGATGACCTTCCGCTAAGTGCTGCAGAGAGGAAGCTCATGCATGCCTACAATGAGAAACCTGTTCTTTCGCGTCCTCAACATGAATTTTACACG GGTGAAAGCTACTTTGAGATTGATTTGGATATGCACAGATTTAGCTACATTTCAAGAAAAGGGTTCGAAACTTTCACAGATAGACTAAAGCTTTGTGTATTGGATTTCGGATTAACAATACAG GGTAACAAAGCCGAAGAGTTACCGGAACATATCTTGTGCTGTGTTAGATTAAATACTAtcgattatttgaattatcaaaAACTGGGATTTCCAGAAGAAACCCCCGAATAG
- the LOC142525206 gene encoding uncharacterized protein LOC142525206 isoform X4 has protein sequence MGACVSLPENCVEGEVGGSRMKNSRKRRRDMRKRVPFQLSDRSSDGVEKIAPLAVDLPFNNPIFRSVEEAWFDSVAALDSDWSDEDFHSVPDDMLSLNGIDDTSIVDISPRNTSHEGGDFSTRHESSAEHTEGLPTANSAGLSVNGSDKSLVPPTDSERRMKSNERLSETKPLYLDEKSDSVGENAGGDDSLLDNCGILPSNCLPCLVSSITSEEKRRSVSSSPPNTRKKATLKLSFKWREGHPAANLLSSKPLLHRPIAGSQVPFCPLEKRVPDSWSNIEPGSFKIRGLNYLRDKRKELSSNCAAYYPFGLDVFLSQRKINHIARFVELPVINSLGKLPQILVVNVQIPLYPAAIFQGETDGEGISFVMYFKLSDSFGKEIPAHFQENIRKLIGNEAEKVKGFRGDTIIPCRERLKILGRVANVDDLPLSAAERKLMHAYNEKPVLSRPQHEFYTGESYFEIDLDMHRFSYISRKGFETFTDRLKLCVLDFGLTIQGNKAEELPEHILCCVRLNTIDYLNYQKLGFPEETPE, from the exons ATGGGGGCATGCGTTTCTTTGCCGGAGAATTGTGTGGAAGGTGAAGTTGGTGGTTCAAGAATGAAGAATTCTAGAAAGAGGAGAAGGGATATGAGAAAAAGGGTGCCTTTTCAATTATCTGATCGATCGTCTGATGGAGTTGAAAAGATTGCACCTTTGGCTGTGGATCTACCCTTCAACAATCCCATTTTTC GAAGTGTTGAGGAAGCATGGTTTGATTCAGTTGCAGCACTGGACTCAGACTGGAGCGATGAAGATTTTCATAGTGTTCCTGATG ATATGCTCTCTCTAAACGGCATTGATGACACATCCATTGTAGATATTTCTCCAAGAAATACGAGTCATGAGGGTGGTGATTTCAGCACCAGACATGAATCTTCTGCTGAACACACCGAGGGCTTGCCAACTGCAAATTCTGCAGGCCTTTCAGTTAATGGTTCAGATAAAAGCTTAGTCCCTCCTACTGATTCCGAGCGCAGAATGAAATCCAATGAACGACTTAGTGAAACAAAGCCTTTATATCTGGATGAGAAATCTGATTCCGTTGGGGAAAATGCTGGTGGTGATGACAGTTTGTTGGATAATTGTGGAATTCTTCCAAGCAACTGTTTGCCTTGTCTTGTTTCGTCCATTACTTCTGAAGAGAAAAGAAGATCAGTAAGCTCTAGCCCTCCCAATACAAGGAAAAAGGCTACTTTGAAACTTTCGTTCAAATGGCGAGAAGGCCATCCCGCAGCTAATTTAC TTTCTTCAAAACCGTTGCTCCACAGACCTATAGCTGGTTCTCAAGTACCATTCTGTCCATTGGAGAAGAGAGTGCCTGACAGTTGGTCAAACATTGAGCCTGGGAGTTTCAAGATCAGGGGACTTAATTATCTCAG GGATAAAAGGAAGGAGCTTTCTTCAAATTGTGCAGCATATTATCCCTTTGGCCTTGATGTATTTTTATCTCAGAGAAAAATTAATCACATTGCTCGCTTTGTGGAACTTCCTGTCATTAATTCTTTGGGGAAACTTCCACAAATTCTTGTGGTAAATGTTCAG ATACCACTGTATCCTGCTGCAATTTTCCAGGGTGAAACAGACGGGGAAGgaataagttttgttatgtaCTTCAAGCTTTCTGATAGCTTTGGCAAAGAAATTCCAGCTCATTTTCAGGAAAATATTAGG AAGCTAATTGGTAATGAAGCAGAAAAAGTTAAAGGTTTTCGTGGAGACACAATCATACCCTGTAGAGAAAGGTTGAAGATATTGGGCCGCGTGGCGAATGTGGATGACCTTCCGCTAAGTGCTGCAGAGAGGAAGCTCATGCATGCCTACAATGAGAAACCTGTTCTTTCGCGTCCTCAACATGAATTTTACACG GGTGAAAGCTACTTTGAGATTGATTTGGATATGCACAGATTTAGCTACATTTCAAGAAAAGGGTTCGAAACTTTCACAGATAGACTAAAGCTTTGTGTATTGGATTTCGGATTAACAATACAG GGTAACAAAGCCGAAGAGTTACCGGAACATATCTTGTGCTGTGTTAGATTAAATACTAtcgattatttgaattatcaaaAACTGGGATTTCCAGAAGAAACCCCCGAATAG
- the LOC142523715 gene encoding uncharacterized protein LOC142523715 — translation MVSRLYQIPGFTPTLISSQTCHKTCGTIPIKYPFGTGSGCGNPRFLPYLTCTEQRLTFSTHTGCYTVTSIDYTNQINYISNPTMSTCSCIQPSKGFGLDWDAPFSFHDKTVVALLECSTELKENGSSTYLCDPQGSSVCSLLYSCGEISRISLSGSTCCVYTPVNLGPSFEMDLPKLQCSSYSSLYGFNGAEYYTEEWNYGLALKYKFSFDNDYPVLCMSCEKSNGVCGYNEDESKSFACNCPGGLNTTTDCFYVGFVVRL, via the exons ATGGT ATCACGATTGTACCAAATCCCGGGTTTTACACCCACCTTAATCTCCTCACAAACATGTCACAAGACCTGCGGCACGATCCCAATTAAATATCCTTTTGGCACCGGCTCCGGCTGTGGCAATCCACGCTTCCTCCCGTACTTAACATGCACTGAACAACGCCTCACGTTCTCCACCCACACCGGCTGCTACACAGTCACTTCCATCGACTACACCAACCAAATCAACTACATTTCTAATCCCACCATGTCCACTTGCTCCTGCATTCAGCCAAGCAAAGGCTTCGGCCTCGACTGGGACGCGCCCTTCTCCTTCCACGACAAAACAGTTGTTGCCTTGCTCGAATGCTCCACCGAGCTCAAAGAAAATGGGTCGTCTACTTACCTATGCGACCCTCAGGGATCGTCTGTTTGCAGCCTGCTGTATTCTTGCGGAGAGATCAGTAGGATTAGTTTGTCTGGGTCCACTTGCTGCGTGTACACGCCGGTAAATCTTGGCCCTTCATTTGAGATGGACTTGCCGAAGCTGCAGTGTTCATCCTATTCGTCTTTGTATGGATTCAACGGGGCAGAATACTATACAGAGGAATGGAACTATGGATTGGCACTGAAGTATAAGTTCAGTTTCGATAACGATTATCCTGTGCTGTGCATGAGCTGCGAAAAGAGCAATGGAGTTTGTGGATACAACGAAGACGAATCCAAGTCGTTCGCCTGTAATTGTCCCGGTGGATTGAATACGACGACAGATTGTTTCTACGTGGGATTCGTCGTTCGCCTGTAA